Genomic segment of Photobacterium profundum SS9:
TATCGCATTATTTTGTTTTATTATGGTCATTTATTTGCCCAGGTAACGGACTACAGCAGACAGGTATATAACGATGAATTTTAAAAAATACGATAAAGAACAAATAGAGCAAGCATCTGCAATTGCCTTGTGGTCCTTACTTAACCTCACCTTTTTGCCTGTGTTCTCATTTATCGTATTACTAACCAAAATCAATAAATGTACCACTGAGTCGTTTGCCGCTTACCACCTGAATTTTGCCATCAAATTGAATCTAGCAGCTGCGACAGCATTAATACTGGTCACGGCACTAATGATATTATTGGGGGGCTTCAACTCTGGGATGACGTGGGTATTTGTGATTACTTATTTCATCTTTATTCATACAGTATTTATTCTGACTGCCTTATGGATGTTAGTACGGGCATGGGCAGGCAACAAGATGGGCTACAAGCAAAATTAAAAGGCGGCCCCTCAACAATCAAAATATAAGCGTGCAACATCCATCAAGGCTTCAACAGTACTAATATCATCTGATAGGGGCTCAGCAAGACAACACCGACACACAGCAAGCGGTGACATGCCACTAGACATCATTCGAGCCGCATAAATTAACAGGCGGGTGGACACCACTTCATCCAAGTCACTGTCCAGCCTACGCAGTGAACCGGCCAATTCAATCAACTTGACCGCCAAATCTTGTTCTATTTGGCTTTCAGCCATCAGAATTTGACTCTCAAGCAGAGGGTCGGGATAGTTAAGTCGCAATGCGACGAAGCGCTGTCGAGTGCTCGCCTTCATGCCTTTGAGAATATTTTGATAGCCCGGGTTATAAGACACCACCAACATAAAACCTTCCGCAGCGACAAGCTCCTCCCCCGTTCGCTCTATTGGTAGTAGGCGTCGGTCATCAGCAAGAGGGTGAAGGACCACCGTGGTATCTTTACGCGCCTCGACAATTTCATCGAGATAACATATGCCGCCTTCTCTCACCGCTCTGGTTAATGGCCCATCTTGCCAATACGTGCCATTAGGGCCAATCAAGTGACGCCCAACGAGATCCGCCGCGGTTAAGTCATCATGACATGCCACTGTGTACAATGGTCTTCCTAGCTTTTCGGCCATATGAGCGACAAAGCGAGTTTTACCGCACCCTGTTGGCCCTTTAATTAACAATGGCAACTGATGAGCATACGCATACTCAAACAGTTGTACTTCATTATCTTGTGGTTGATAAAAAATCTCACCATTAATGGGAATGGTTGAGGTAGTTGAAAAGGTCATATTGTTCCCTAAGACTCGCCGCTAGTCGAAAAAGAAAGTATACCCAAGTTACCTCAAGGTGCTCGTTTCAGCGAGAATTTGTTGTGCTCTAGACAAGGCACTTATTTACAGGCCTAGTGGTTCTACGTTGAAAATAAGTAACGCAGCATAGAGCACAACAAAACTCGCCCTTCGGGAGTGATTCAGCGTATCTACTTCTGTGTCAAATGTGTTGCACTTATTGTATTACTCCAGCGGAATACCATTCCTACACACATTTTCCTTGAATTAAACACGCTGAGATCACTCTGAATCCTGCATCTTGAGGTAGCTTGGGTATAAATAAATATAGTTCTTATCAAAGATTTGGCCATAGAATTAGTCGATTTGGCCCATTCATCGTCAAAAAAAGGCGGTCAGTATAATGAGTGAGGGGAACAAAATAATGTAGATCCGCATCATTAAGCGCAAGTATTTATGGGCTTGGCGCAGTTCCATAAAATGGTCGATAACTATCAACCCTTTGGACATCACAGTCAGTGCAACCAAAATACTCACTAGTGCCGAGGACTCAAAATGTTCACCCAAAAATGTATTAAACAGGGTAATCCCAATCAACGCCCACCAATAATATTCAATTTCCCCAAATGACTTCATCAGGGATCACCTCAATACATACAGCAATGGGAAAATAAGGATCCACATAAGATCAATCATATGCCAATACATGGCCAAGGCCTCTAAGCCTGAGTGCTGCTTTGCTGAGTAGGCACCTTTACGCAAGCGGAAAATCACCCACAATATCGCGCAAGCTGCCCAACCAACATGAAGAAAGTGATTAAATGTCATGTAGTAGTAGATAGTAAAAAACTCACTGGTATTGGTGCTAAAACCCTGTAAGTCATTCCAATAAAATTCGCCCGTTTTCACCATCAAATACAAACAGCCACAACTAAAAGCCAGCCAAAGGTAACGCTCCGACTTCCGTCTATTATCCAAACGGATATTGATCATGGCTTTTGCCATAAAGTAGCTACTCGACAGCAATATAAGGGTATTTAAAACGCCTGAGGCAGTGCTGACGCTCTGAGGACCAAGGGAGAAAGCTTCGGGGTAATGATATTTGGCAATAAAATAAGCCACAAAAAAAATCCCGAATTCGGTCAGCTCAGACAAAATTCCCACCCAAATGGGAATATTACCTGGAACTCTTCCCGCCCTTAATTCACTCCATGAGTGAGGGAAAATACCTAACGGTTCTTTGGGGGGATCATTATTCACGCTGCCACTACCTGCATAGAGACTTTCACTTAAGTTTGTTATTAGTTAACTTAAGGTTAGTTGAATAGTTAGCTTGCTTGGCTCGTTTTTAATTTTTTAAACTTGAGGTTTCCAAATACATTGATGAAAGCACCAATAATAATCAGAGTTCCACCAGCCCAAGTCCATATTGATGGGATTTCACTAAAGAATAACCACCCAAGAATGATTGAAAAAACCACCTGTACATAAGAATATGCAGTGGCTTTACTCGCAACTTCAGTTTGCATCGCTTTTGTCAGCCCGATTTGCCCTACTTGAGTGGAAATGCCAACAAATAGCAATAGCAGCAGCGCTTCTGTGTCTGGCATCACAAAGTCATTACCCAGAAATAACACAGATAGAGGCAACGCAATTAACGGAAAATAAAAGATAATAACAGAGCTATCTTCACTGCTACTGAGTCGCTTTACAATGACATAAGCAATAGCACTTCCCAAAGCACCCAGTAAAGCAGCGGTTACGCTTAGCCAAGGTAATGCCGCGGTACTATCAAATGTTAACCCCGGACTAACCATTACAAGCAGCCCTACGATACAAAAGACAATACAAATAATAGTTGAGAGCTGAATTCGCTCTCTAAGAAACACTAACGCCAGCAAAGCGGTAAACACAGGATGTAGGTATTGAAGAATAGTGGCTTCAGCTAAAGGTAAAGTAGCAACTGCGAAATAAACGCATATCAAAGCAAGCGAGCCTGCGACCCCTCTTGCTATCAGTAATTTTTTATTATTGCCCCAAACTGAAATTCGTTTCCTTTTAATATCTGCATAGCTAATGATTAGTGAAACAACAGCCCTAGCCGCTACAATTTCAAACACAGGTATGCCATAAGTGCTGACCAATTTAACGCAGCTAGACATCAGTGCAAAAGCAATAGCTGACATCAGCATATACCTAACACCGACAGGAACATGATTTATAAAGTGAGTAGGCATGAATACTTTTTATTTCAGTAAATTAGGGGCGTGATCTTATAAAATAAATCACATAATTGAAAGTGATGATTTAAGGCAGCGAAAAAGCAAAAAAACCGTCTTATACCATTCTGGATAAGTAAATGGTCAGATAATTGCGTAGAGAAAATTGATAATAACAAGGCAGAAATTGAAGTAACTAGTGGTTCTAATTATAAAATTTCTAACGTAGTTATAAGCTATTTTAACCAGCAAGGATGATCAGATACTTGTCTAGATTGGTATTGCAACCACCTAGGGACATTTTCAATTGTAAATTATGCATACTCATTCCTTTGGTATAGTACCGCACGTAAACGTTAAATTAACGCTTTATACTTTTAGACATAACCAGAACATCAACCCCTCGATAGTTGACTTGTTCTAATGCTTTCCAGCCTAAAAGCGCGTATAAACCCCCATTCAATTTTTCGGTCTGCAGATGAACTTTTTTTACATCTAATGACAATGCCACCTCTTGTACTTTAAGAATAAGTAAGGACGCCACATTATTGCCCCGAAATTCACTATCAACATAAACACCACCAATCCAATGTTCTTTATCAGGATAAATCGACATTTCGTGGCATCTAAATTGAGCAACACCTAGTACTTTTTCGCCATCAACAGCCATAACGATAAGAGGAATTTGGTTTGAATTAAGATAGTCATCTAGCTTTCTATCAAAAGATTCAACGGTAGCTCCTTTAACGAGTGGTCCCCACTCATCAAAGTACCAACGTGCTACCTGTGCCTTCATCTCTTTCTTATCTGCAAGAAATATAAACTTCAACTGTTCGCCTCCTGTTTAATTGAATATCGCCACAGGTTCGATAATCGACTCTATTAATGACATAACTAAATTAATACAATGCGTGACTTCTTTGTACTGAATAAACAGTTATCATTCATTTGTTAGGCCAATATAACAATTTAGGGGCGATTTGATCTTGACCAACAAGTACGCGCTACATACATGCTAATTTCTAAGTTACTATATGTACGTCAAAGAAAATGATGAAGTGAAACACCTTAAGATGACACCAGATTGGGAAATATTACCGTCAGAACAATTATTAGCACTACCCTATTACCCGAAACCCCTAACGGCTAACGGCTAACGGCTAACGAGTTAAACAATATTGCCGATTTTGATTCATGGGCTGGTGGCTATTAAATACGTTATTAAGCTTAGTTTTCAACTCAAATCTAAGCTATACATTCATAGCTTTTTATTTCAAATGGCGTTCCACCTGGATCACTAAAATTCATAGACCAAAATAAGTCATTCTCCATAAGTACATACTCGATGGAGTGTTCAAATAAATGCTTTTGCCAATTGCTGAATTGGCTGCTTGTTACGCTAAAAGCGACAGTTGTACTGTATATAGATTTTGATTCAACTAAACCGAGATGTTCACTACCATTGTCAACAGCGAATGGAATACCTTCAATCCACGGCCCTAGACTCGTGACTCGAGTGAAGTCTAAACTTTCTAAGTATCTTTTCTGAACTAAAGCTCGATTGTTTACATCCAATTGGATGTGGTCAATTTGATCTAAATTAAGCACAAAACTTCCTCCACCATATGCAACCAGCATCAAGGTGCAATATTAAAAAAACAGTATTTTCAATAATATAGATTTATTATTTTTGTGCAATCCGTCATAAAAAAACACTTATGCTTACAACATAGAACTTTAGCAACTTCTATAGGTGATCATGCTCCCATTATTCGGCGTGCCACGATAAATCGACCATGCATACACGCCCATAAAAAAGCTATCGAGTAGAAAAAATATTGTTCTATATACCTACACCTGAGAGGCAAAATAAGCCTTTATCTCAGCCTCGGTCATCTCTGCAGTTTGATTAGAAAAACAATAGTATTCAGGCCGTTGATTACTGAAATATTGCATATTCATGACCAACCCCTCTAGCTGCGGAAACAAACCTACGGGCATATTATAACTTCCCGTTTTCTTTAAACGATAAAATAAATGCGTTCCGCATTCAGAGCAAAAGCCACGAGAGGCCCATGGTGAAGAATCATATTCCTTCACACTTTCATTGCTTTCAATAGTTACTTCTGTCCCACACTGTACAGCGAAAAAAGGGCCACCACCCCAAGTACGGCAGGTATCACAATGACATACAGTAAATTTAGGATTGACCGTGGCAACGGTCACTTTCACTGCTCCGCACAAGCATTTTGCTACCTTTTCATGAGAATCTGACATTACAATATAACCTTATATTTTCGTGGATTAATTAGCTAAATGACTAACTAACTTAAGCAACGAATGCACAAAGAAAACGCATCTAACCTAAATAATAAATACTGGCACAATGGCTGTGCCAGCCATTCTATTATTCAAAAATGGGTTCGTCGTAATTATAACCTTCATCTGAATAAGCCGTTACAATCGCATCTTCAACCAAGCCAGCTTCAGCTTTCACCTGTGTTTAAAAAAAATGTTGGATTTGCTTTCTGCGTCCATGTGCCGCCCAACAGTCTGCATCTTCCCAAATTTCATTAAATACAATGGGGTATTCATTTCGAGATGCACTTGGGTGGTCAATCTGTCGAGTAAGCATATATTGAATACAGCCTTCTTCGCGGTAAGAATCAGGTTCAAGCGCTTTTAGAATTTCAAACAATTCTGCTTCTTTACCGACTTTAGGTTTAAATTGAGCTAAAACGTACACACGACTCGTCATGATATTTCCCTTTCATGTAGATAATTGAAGTGATGATAACTGAGTTTGTTAAAAAGGTAGCGACCCAATCGGGCTAATATCACAGTAAGGGCATACAACGCCTGCAACTTATGCGCTTCTACAAATTTCTCTAAAATTCAATGAGTAAACACGCACCTATACCCAAGTTACCTCAAGATGCTCGTTTCAGCGAGAATTGAGGTAGCTTGGGTATACTTCTGAGCTAACGATTGAGCATAAAATAAAAATTAGCGATGCCTCGTTGCTGGAAGAACTTCTGCAATTTCATTATCCAGCATGCTTAATACGCTTTCATAATCATATTTGGGCAGCCACCCAAGCTCTTGTTGCGCCAGTGTTGAATCATAAACACGATCAAGAGTTTGAGGTAAACGCCAACCTCGATTTGCGAAGTCACTTGCCAAGCTTGGTGCATATTCTCGTATAGCATCATCAGCACTGTGATATAGCTGCTCACAAGATGTTTTGTTAAATGGCGTTTGTCCCGAAATGATATAACGTCTAAAACCTGATAGACGTTTATCTACAGCACAAGCATGAGCACTAGCAACATCTCTAGCGTCAATACCACGAGTTAAACGATAAACCGCCATTAAGGGTGCTGGCTCTGGGAAGCAGCGAGACATTTGAAGAACAGTGACAGGTAAATTAAACAAATTTGAGATGTTTTTAAGAATCTGTTCCGCTTGAATCTTTGATTTATGGTAAATCGTTTTAGGGCTCGGGGTAACGGTTTCATCAACCCAACCCGCGGTGCCCCTCTGGTGTTGATGCAAAACCATAAAGGGCAGTGGTGCTTGTGAATACAAAGTGTTTAACCCCCTTTTGTACACCCAATAAAGCGAGTTGCTCTGTTGCCTTTATATTAATGTCTTCAAATTCATTATCGGATACTAGCCCAACATGAGGAGCATGCAACGCCGCAGTATGAATAATGACCTCTACGCCTTCTAAAGCTGTAGTCAATAAAGCAGTATCACGGATATCCCCAACATAATCAGCTGTTGAACATGGTGTTCTATCTATCCCAACGACTTCATGTTTTTTCATTAGGTTGATATAAATTGCACGTCCGACTCTACCTGCTGTACCTGTAATTAAAATTTTCAACTTTTGCTGCCTATTTGAACACACAAAGCAATTCTAACAACTAACATTGCCACTTACCTACCTAAGTAAAATCTCATCAGCTAAATATGTTTACGTTGTAACTCATAATGTTTTACTTTGCGCACTTTTCCTGACGCTGTAACCTCAACATCATATCTATACGAAAAACCTGATTTCAATATTACTGAGCCAGAAGGGGAATTTTCAGGTAAGTGCCGAGCATATAGCATCGGGAGCTGCAAATGTTTGAATGCAAATTCAATCAAAGCCAGACTTGCTTCAGTACAATAGCCTTTGCCCCAATATGGGGCGCCTAACCAATACCCAAGATTACCATCGTTTGCGGTTATTTCAGTTAAGCTTATAGTCCCAATAAGTTGGCCACTATCTTTTAAAGTGATAGCATAAACTACCGATTGTTTCAGCTCCCACAAATCACAATGAGTCCGAATCCAGCCTTCAGCCATTCCATTCTTATATGGATGAGGAATGTTAGCCGTCATTTCTGCAATGCGTTTATCACCAGCTAACTCTTGCACTCGTGTCGCATCACTTAGATTAAACCGCCTAAGTATTAGTCTTTTTGTTTCAATGGATTGCTGACTCATATATCTCCTTAACGATAAGCCCTTTTGAATGCCTTGCTAAACTTTTATGGTATGAGCAAATCGCTGCCTAGTTACCACACCCCATTTTTCATCTTCATAGCTATCTTCAACGTAATTACCCAATGTATACTCATGGAGAACATCACGCCAAAATTTGACCGCATGTTCTGCGCCTACCACCTGCTTGATTTCCCAACTTCCTTCTAAGCTTTTAAAAATGTCTGTAATAAAGCGTTTACCAATTTTATTTTTTCGAAAATACGGCACTACATAGAAATCACAGACTTCAAAGCTTGTGCCAAGTTCATATAAACATGCTTATTACTACTATCTACTTTTATTATTTCATAAACAATTTTCACCTCAATATGCCTAACGCTAACCACAAACTGAATCACGATATGACCTTTTTTACTAATACCAATTCCATTAATGTTAGACTCACTGAACAATTCACATTAATAGAAAAACTCAAGCAGAACCATTGTGTTAGCATTATTTGTGAAGTAAAAACGGTTTACCTCTTCGTCGTTATCGTGCTGGTAACCTAATAAAACCGACTACCTACTCAGCAAATGGCACCCAACGATCGCCGATGGCACGGTAGTTCATCCAGAATTGATCGCCCTCATTGACCGACTTCGCAAACAGGCTCAACTCCCTCGCGTTGGTCGGCACGGTAAAGCGTGAGTCGGCAAACTCATTACTGCAGGTCGCTTGTGTTTGGTCATAGCTCACCGCCTGACTGGTAGCCTGAAGTTGACCGTCGCGGTCCATGCAGAGCGCAGGATACTGCTCGCTTTGACTCGCAGTGGCAAAATGCGCATAGCCATCAGAGCCCACCGACAACTTAACATGCTGTCGACCAACGCTCGGTGTCTCCAGACCGTTTCGCCAACTAAAGATGTGATTGGCAATATAGCCATCGGCATCATCGGGCAGGAACTGATCGCGACCGATAAAGTTGATGCCGCACTCCAACGCAGGTCGCACTTGCGATACCGGCAGATAGTGATCCCAGGCCCAACCGCGTTTGTCTTCAACAATGGTACTGAAACGACCCAGATCCCAAGCCGGCAGGCTTGATGGACAACCAGCAGCATAGTCATGGTCATCACTGGTCTCTGGTCCCATTCGGTTCCAGATCACGCTACGGTAGTCGGTATTGTTACCGCAATCACCGTTAAAGGCGAAGAACATGATCTGCTTGCCGTCATCGAGTAACTGTTTGGTGGTCAAGGATTCCGGCGCATAGTTACAGCCATTGCCAGCATCTCGAAAGACCATATTGCCGAAGGTTTCGATGATCTCTCGGGCTACATCCTGCTCATAGCCTTCATTCTTTCTAGAGTGCTCAAACTTAACATAGATAAACTTCCCAGGATTCACCCTCAGCCAGTTCTTGATCTCAGACATAACCCGCACAAAGCTGGTGCCGCTGGTATCGACTTTGTGTTTGAGTGTACGACCGACAACATCAATCTCAATCGCCCGCACCCCAGACTCCAACTGCTCGACAATAGAGGTGGACTGATTGGGTTTAGCACTAGCCCAGTAGTAATCGCCCGAGTTATAGGAGTTATGAGTACCCATCCAAGTAGCTTTGTAGATAGGTGAATAGGTTACTAGCTCGTTCTGCGCCGCCATCTGCGCCTGTAGCGTTGAAGGCTGACGGGTGTGAACCCTAAAACTGTTAGCCTCATCATTGAAGCCATGGTCTTTAAGGTTGCCGGATGAGCGTATCAGGGTGACGCTACGGCTATTGAAATTGGTGTCGCTATACAGGGTCGCGCTGGCATTGCCGCTAAGAAACACTGAACTCATCTCGTTTGTCAGCTCAGCCATCCCCATATCAGCGATCCCCTCCCCTGCCATCGCGCACATCGGAGTACCGTCATAACCCGCATTTTGATAGAGGCAAGCAAAATCGTTGCTGGTTCTTTCTAATAATTCAAATGAAGAAATGCTGTCACTCAGCCTTGCTAACCGGTAAGTATCCTGCATTACCGTGGTGGACTTTCCCCACTGGTAGGCATGTTCATAAACTTTGACATAGGCGTTGCCATAAAGTCGAATCGCCGTGACCTTATCGTTTATACTACTTGGCATATTCTGCTGGCCCAGCTGCTGAGTACACCATTTCTGCCCCAGAAAGTTTTCATCTTCGTAGAAGCACACTTTGGTATCCTCCGCCCAGGCGGTGCCAGATAACAACACAGATGCTATCAATATAGTTTTTTTCATCAGAGATCCTGCTCTTGTAGTTAATGAACAGAGTAACGACAGCATACCCATTGCTTCAGCGCATCGCCGCAAGGTAGATATGAGAAAACACGCACCCTGGGTGCTGAATCTGATCTTAGAGACACAATGTCGATGTGCACCACGCAAGGTGCATGAACTTCCTGCTGTCATATTTTCAGCCAAGACATTCGCACGTCGTTACGATCTTTTTCTGCGATGCCGAGCTCGATTTGAGCCCAGCAGGGCAAGATGTACTGTACCTGCCATAACCATAGGTATCTACACAAAATGGTTACAAATTAACCAATCGGCCAAGAGAAGGGAACTGATCTAAGGATCAACGATCAAGAGAGTTAACTTTCATTTCATTAGTATTGACGATGACTCTTTTTGAACAACATCAATTACCCTGTATCCTTGAATCAAGATTATCTAAGCGTTATCAGACCCTTATAATGGAACACATGACAGTTAATTCTAGCAATGCACCAGGTGTAAAATCTCTTCGCCACCACACACAATCATGGGCATCGACACAAGCAACATGGCGTTTTTATCATAATGAGGATGTGACTTTTCCTATGCTAAGTGGCCCGATGCTGGGACTTGCTCGTTCTGGTGTGAAAGAAAGTCAAAGTCGATATGTATTAATGGCTCATGATTGGTGCCATATCAATTTCGCTAAACATCATAGTAAGTTAGATAAAACTAAGATGTCACACGCTCTCGATGTTGGCTACGAACTGCAAGCGTCTTTATTGGTAGACGCAAATACTGGCGCACCCATTGCTCCAGCAGGTCTTAACTTACTGACAAGCAACGGTATTTATCAATGCCGAAGCCAAGAGTTACAACCCAAGCAAAGTCACCTAGATTCACTCTTTGACAGCATTCATTGGCAAGAACAATTACATTTAGACAAGCCCCTGGTGCATGTTGTTGATAGAGAAGCAGATTCAGCGAAAGACTTAAGACGTTTAGGCTCAGTTCACTGGCTAACTCGAACTAAAAAAGGCTCAACGTTCCGTCACGAAGGTCAGTTTAAAACGGCTGAAATCATCAGTCGAACAATCTCCCCAGACTTGAAAGGTGTTATTTCTCTTCGAGGTAAAGAGGGCTATTTGTTTGTTGGTGAAACGACTGTTGAGTTACACCGGAAATCAGAAAAGCTCGCGTCAGCGGCGCCCACCTGTCGCTTTGTTATGAGCCTGGTCACGGATGATGAAGGTAAAGAGCTAGCAAGATGGTATCTGCTGTCTAACGTGTTGGATGTTGATGCAACAGAGATTGCAACGTGGTATTGCCATCGCTGGAATATTGAATCTTGGTTTAAGTTATTGAAGTCAGATGGTCATCAGTTAGAGAAATGGCAGCAAACTACTGCGGAGTCAATATTAAAGCGTCTGATCACAGCCAGTGTTGCAACGACGTTGATATTTAAGCTTTATTCGGACAGCTCGGATGAAGCTAATGAATTTAAAGGTTTTTTGGTTAAGCTGAGTGGTCGTTTAACTAAGCGAACAAAGCCTGTCACTCAGCCATCACTGCTTGCGGGACTATGGGTTTTCCTACAAATGTGTGAAGTACTAGATACCTACACCATGGATGAGATAAACGCGATGAGGCAAATAGCCAGTTCGTTTTTTGCTCAATCTGTGTAGATACCTATGGCCATAACTGGAACCAATCAAAAGCACGGCTCTCTAGCATTAGACTTAGTATCTTCAGCAACTTGTAAGCAGGTAACATCATTGTATTGCTAACACGTTTAGTTACGGGGTTAATGTTGAATGCTTAAATACCATCAATACTATTTAGGCGCGACATTTGAAATAACAGATAGATGATCGGAGGAATAAATCCCATCTTTAATGACATTGACATATTTAAAGGTATTAACGCGCAATTTATCATTCACAAAAATATAATCAATGTCTTCGGTAGGTTTTTTAAAATAACCATGATATGTATATTCCTTACCGTCAATACCTTCAAATGGCTTTATAGTTGTAGATCTCGCATCATTAAATAAACTGGTCAATGCTTCATATGAAACGACGTCACTTATTTCAAAGTTTAAGTCACCTAAAACAATAACTGCATCATTATCATCACCAATAATTTCTTTGGCTTTCTTACTTAATAATTTAGCACTCTGCTGTCGTGCGACTTTACCAATATGATCAAAATGAGCATTAAATACAAGTACACGTTTACTTGACTCTTTGTCTTCAAGTCTTACCCAACTTGTAATACGAGTTAGATCTGCATCCCAACCAACACTAGCGACAACCTCCGGGGTTTCAGAAAGCCAAAATGTACCACCACCAAGTTTTACGTACTTATCAGCCCTATAAAAAATGGGGACAGCCTCGCCTTTTGTTTTTCCATCATCTCGCCCAACCCCAACCCAGCCATAGTTAGATAAATTTCTAGCTAACTAAACAACCACCTACTAAAGTAGGTGGGTTAGTATTAAGGACTGAAAGTCCGGATACGGGTCAAAGACCCGTTTTCGTTAGCCTTCTGTCCTGAAGTTATCTTCAGCCTTGGGCTCAAAGTGATGATCAAGGTATTCCTTTATCATTTCTTCCGTTAGGTCACCAGATGTCACACAAAAGTAGCCTCTAGCCCAAAAATGACGTCCCCAGTATTTCTTCTTTAAATCAGGATAACTCTCGAACAACTTAGCCGATGTACGGCCTTTAATCCTTCGCATTATTTCGCTAGGTGCCATATTGGGTGGTGCAGAAACTAACAAGTGAACATGATCTTTACTGATTACCCCCTTCAAAATATCAATCTCAAAAGCATGACATGTTTGCCTGATTAGCTCTCGAGCTTTCAAGCCAACATCACCAGTCAAAACTTGATAACGATACTTCGTTACAAAAACGAAATGGTACTGAATTTTGAAGACTGTATGACTTCCATATCTATAATCCATAATCATGCTCCAACATCATCGATGACCGTAAAATATCATAGCTGAAGCTGACCGACTAAAGTCGGTGGTTTTAACCTTTTAGGTGACGAATAAATAATTTGATCATTAAAAGCTTCCTGTAAACCAGCAATATCAATATTTTGTTCACTGAATATTGATGTCACTATTTCCTTACGATTTTCCCAAGTGTTATTTCCATCATATACACTGCCATCAACACTATCCTTACTATTTCTTATATTAAATGACATAACATTAAAGTCGTCGGCAATTGCAGGTAGTGCCAGCGCAGCTAGCAGTAATATAGCTATCTTTTTCATTAGTTAATTTCCTTATTTCAATTGAATTTTAAATATAAACACTCGAAACATATCACGTCATCAAACGTAATATATTCAATCAGAACATCCGTCTCTGACATTTTTCTTTTTCTACTCCACAGCTCTTTGTCTAAGACGGGTAAGACTTTTAGGCTGTGCCCGCCTGAGCTGGTGAGCCGAAAATA
This window contains:
- a CDS encoding CbbQ/NirQ/NorQ/GpvN family protein; this translates as MTFSTTSTIPINGEIFYQPQDNEVQLFEYAYAHQLPLLIKGPTGCGKTRFVAHMAEKLGRPLYTVACHDDLTAADLVGRHLIGPNGTYWQDGPLTRAVREGGICYLDEIVEARKDTTVVLHPLADDRRLLPIERTGEELVAAEGFMLVVSYNPGYQNILKGMKASTRQRFVALRLNYPDPLLESQILMAESQIEQDLAVKLIELAGSLRRLDSDLDEVVSTRLLIYAARMMSSGMSPLAVCRCCLAEPLSDDISTVEALMDVARLYFDC
- a CDS encoding cytochrome C oxidase subunit IV family protein → MKSFGEIEYYWWALIGITLFNTFLGEHFESSALVSILVALTVMSKGLIVIDHFMELRQAHKYLRLMMRIYIILFPSLIILTAFF
- a CDS encoding cytochrome c oxidase subunit 3 family protein, yielding MNNDPPKEPLGIFPHSWSELRAGRVPGNIPIWVGILSELTEFGIFFVAYFIAKYHYPEAFSLGPQSVSTASGVLNTLILLSSSYFMAKAMINIRLDNRRKSERYLWLAFSCGCLYLMVKTGEFYWNDLQGFSTNTSEFFTIYYYMTFNHFLHVGWAACAILWVIFRLRKGAYSAKQHSGLEALAMYWHMIDLMWILIFPLLYVLR
- a CDS encoding DMT family transporter, producing the protein MPTHFINHVPVGVRYMLMSAIAFALMSSCVKLVSTYGIPVFEIVAARAVVSLIISYADIKRKRISVWGNNKKLLIARGVAGSLALICVYFAVATLPLAEATILQYLHPVFTALLALVFLRERIQLSTIICIVFCIVGLLVMVSPGLTFDSTAALPWLSVTAALLGALGSAIAYVIVKRLSSSEDSSVIIFYFPLIALPLSVLFLGNDFVMPDTEALLLLLFVGISTQVGQIGLTKAMQTEVASKATAYSYVQVVFSIILGWLFFSEIPSIWTWAGGTLIIIGAFINVFGNLKFKKLKTSQAS
- a CDS encoding GNAT family N-acetyltransferase — translated: MKFIFLADKKEMKAQVARWYFDEWGPLVKGATVESFDRKLDDYLNSNQIPLIVMAVDGEKVLGVAQFRCHEMSIYPDKEHWIGGVYVDSEFRGNNVASLLILKVQEVALSLDVKKVHLQTEKLNGGLYALLGWKALEQVNYRGVDVLVMSKSIKR
- a CDS encoding GFA family protein — its product is MSDSHEKVAKCLCGAVKVTVATVNPKFTVCHCDTCRTWGGGPFFAVQCGTEVTIESNESVKEYDSSPWASRGFCSECGTHLFYRLKKTGSYNMPVGLFPQLEGLVMNMQYFSNQRPEYYCFSNQTAEMTEAEIKAYFASQV
- a CDS encoding GNAT family N-acetyltransferase, which encodes MSQQSIETKRLILRRFNLSDATRVQELAGDKRIAEMTANIPHPYKNGMAEGWIRTHCDLWELKQSVVYAITLKDSGQLIGTISLTEITANDGNLGYWLGAPYWGKGYCTEASLALIEFAFKHLQLPMLYARHLPENSPSGSVILKSGFSYRYDVEVTASGKVRKVKHYELQRKHI
- a CDS encoding phosphatidylinositol-specific phospholipase C domain-containing protein; its protein translation is MKKTILIASVLLSGTAWAEDTKVCFYEDENFLGQKWCTQQLGQQNMPSSINDKVTAIRLYGNAYVKVYEHAYQWGKSTTVMQDTYRLARLSDSISSFELLERTSNDFACLYQNAGYDGTPMCAMAGEGIADMGMAELTNEMSSVFLSGNASATLYSDTNFNSRSVTLIRSSGNLKDHGFNDEANSFRVHTRQPSTLQAQMAAQNELVTYSPIYKATWMGTHNSYNSGDYYWASAKPNQSTSIVEQLESGVRAIEIDVVGRTLKHKVDTSGTSFVRVMSEIKNWLRVNPGKFIYVKFEHSRKNEGYEQDVAREIIETFGNMVFRDAGNGCNYAPESLTTKQLLDDGKQIMFFAFNGDCGNNTDYRSVIWNRMGPETSDDHDYAAGCPSSLPAWDLGRFSTIVEDKRGWAWDHYLPVSQVRPALECGINFIGRDQFLPDDADGYIANHIFSWRNGLETPSVGRQHVKLSVGSDGYAHFATASQSEQYPALCMDRDGQLQATSQAVSYDQTQATCSNEFADSRFTVPTNARELSLFAKSVNEGDQFWMNYRAIGDRWVPFAE